A single window of Bradyrhizobium daqingense DNA harbors:
- the cax gene encoding calcium/proton exchanger — translation MQTLFSEIRNTPLLWMLVFVPIVLVAEAVVPHSHTLLFVLAVLAIVPLAALLSHATEAVAVKTGDAVGGLLNATLGNLTELIIAITALRAGQYMLVKASIAGAIVTNAVFMLGACLLLGGLRYHVQEYNRAGARLSSGLLLMATVALLAPSAVADLDHLPQDGAVIHKLSVGISVLLIIAYGLGLLFSLRTHKELFAGADHGRDEEAHWPIGIAVGTLLGLTVLVALVSEIFVESVQKAAETFGMSPAFVGFIVVSLVGAAAEFAVAFAAARKNRLDMSVSIALGSASQIALFVAPALVLLSYVVGPKPMDLQFWPGAVTMMMIATVTSAFITASGRSAWFVGALMIFIYAVFALTLYVVPPAGQG, via the coding sequence ATGCAGACTCTGTTCAGCGAGATCCGGAATACCCCTTTGCTCTGGATGCTGGTCTTCGTGCCGATCGTGCTGGTGGCCGAGGCGGTGGTGCCGCATTCCCACACGCTCCTGTTCGTGCTGGCCGTGCTCGCCATCGTGCCGCTGGCCGCCCTGCTCAGCCACGCCACCGAGGCGGTCGCCGTGAAGACCGGCGATGCCGTGGGCGGCCTGCTCAATGCCACGCTCGGCAATTTGACGGAGCTGATCATCGCCATCACGGCGCTGCGGGCAGGTCAGTACATGCTGGTGAAGGCTTCGATTGCGGGCGCGATCGTCACCAATGCGGTTTTCATGTTGGGGGCCTGTCTTCTGCTCGGCGGCCTGCGCTACCACGTCCAGGAGTACAATCGCGCCGGCGCGCGGCTTTCGTCCGGCTTGTTGCTGATGGCAACCGTCGCCCTGCTTGCGCCGTCGGCGGTCGCCGATCTCGACCATTTGCCTCAGGACGGGGCCGTCATTCACAAGCTCAGCGTCGGCATTTCAGTCCTGCTGATCATCGCATACGGGCTTGGTCTGCTGTTCTCGCTCCGGACCCACAAGGAGCTGTTTGCAGGCGCCGACCATGGCCGCGACGAGGAAGCGCACTGGCCGATCGGAATCGCGGTCGGGACATTGCTGGGTCTCACCGTGCTGGTCGCGCTGGTGAGCGAGATCTTCGTGGAATCGGTGCAGAAGGCGGCGGAAACGTTCGGGATGAGCCCGGCCTTCGTCGGCTTCATCGTCGTCTCGCTGGTCGGCGCCGCCGCCGAGTTCGCGGTTGCCTTTGCCGCCGCGCGCAAGAACCGGCTCGACATGAGCGTCAGCATTGCGCTCGGCAGCGCCTCGCAAATCGCGCTGTTCGTTGCGCCTGCGCTGGTGCTGCTCAGCTATGTCGTGGGGCCGAAGCCGATGGACCTTCAGTTCTGGCCGGGCGCTGTCACGATGATGATGATCGCGACCGTCACGTCGGCCTTCATCACCGCGAGCGGACGTTCGGCATGGTTCGTCGGTGCGCTGATGATCTTCATCTATGCGGTCTTTGCGCTGACGCTGTATGTCGTCCCGCCGGCGGGCCAGGGATGA
- a CDS encoding pyridoxamine 5'-phosphate oxidase family protein, translated as MPKTSLAEVAKDMAGIDIAILSTHTENGEIANRPMSNNGDVAYDGTSYYFTYEQARTVSDIERNPKVALGFSSEAGLFSMGIYVAVEGTAELIRDKAAFQQHWTSDLDKWFDDGIDTPGIVLIRVKANRITYWKGREEGEVEL; from the coding sequence ATGCCCAAGACATCGCTCGCCGAGGTCGCAAAAGACATGGCCGGCATCGACATCGCCATTCTGTCGACCCACACCGAAAACGGCGAGATCGCCAATCGTCCCATGAGCAACAACGGCGACGTCGCCTACGACGGCACCTCGTACTATTTCACCTACGAACAGGCGCGGACGGTATCGGATATCGAGCGCAACCCGAAAGTAGCGCTCGGATTTTCATCGGAAGCGGGACTGTTCTCGATGGGGATTTACGTGGCCGTTGAAGGGACTGCCGAACTGATCCGGGACAAGGCGGCCTTCCAGCAGCATTGGACGAGCGATCTCGACAAATGGTTTGACGACGGCATCGATACGCCGGGCATCGTCCTAATCAGGGTCAAGGCCAACCGCATAACCTATTGGAAAGGCCGTGAAGAGGGTGAGGTCGAGCTCTGA